In Entelurus aequoreus isolate RoL-2023_Sb linkage group LG02, RoL_Eaeq_v1.1, whole genome shotgun sequence, one genomic interval encodes:
- the ddx28 gene encoding probable ATP-dependent RNA helicase DDX28, with product MWSTKVGCPALPWSRVSRALAGHVYFSVSSARLGPTSASTEELPIIRVPRSMQTHVENPKQTRSKTNVNTVKAGKLLIQAKNASLNQSVGYTHGKFELPPLCSKGWKHSKSYGDYFAINNIKSVAPFVSGSHKEDAEKPAKTFHKLHISKELVETLENLNIIHPTSVQLQTIPKVMRGHNILCAAETGSGKTLTYLLPIVHKLQHGGEGSSKIRALILVPSRELTEQVAAVSRSLCNPLGFVTRTVGGGRGVGHIKSVLKQSVPHILVATPGALVKALRRRYLDLSELNFLVVDEADTMFDPSFAEMLEDILLSADIARHLRDVQGPAHKAQLLVVGATFPGGVGDVLSRVTDLGNMTVIKSSMLHFLMPHVKQTFIKVKSVDKILELNHYLKLLQQEHEGGAVLVFCNKSSTVNWLGYSLEEMGVNHARLQGEMPASFRAGIFHNFQKGTVDVLLCTDIASRGLDTTRVRLVVNYDFPESHTDYIHRAGRVGRAGGLEGGKVLSFVSHPWEVELVQKIEMAARKKTSLPGMESQIREPKLENVEVEQQI from the coding sequence ATGTGGTCGACGAAGGTCGGCTGTCCGGCGTTACCTTGGTCCAGAGTTAGCAGAGCTTTAGCCGGACATGTTTATTTCTCTGTCTCCTCCGCTCGTCTCGGTCCAACTTCAGCCTCCACGGAAGAGCTTCCTATCATCCGTGTTCCACGTTCAATGCAGACGCACGTTGAGAACCCGAAGCAGACGCGGTCCAAGACCAATGTGAACACCGTCAAAGCTGGTAAGCTCCTCATTCAGGCCAAGAACGCCAGCTTGAATCAGTCTGTTGGATACACCCACGGCAAGTTTGAGCTACCTCCACTGTGCTCCAAAGGATGGAAGCACAGCAAGTCTTACGGGGATTATTTTGCCATAAACAACATCAAATCTGTTGCACCTTTTGTTTCTGGAAGCCACAAAGAGGACGCTGAAAAGCCTGCCAAGACTTTCCATAAACTGCACATCTCCAAGGAGTTGGTGGAGACTTTGGAGAACCTGAACATCATTCACCCCACCAGCGTGCAGCTGCAGACCATCCCCAAGGTGATGAGAGGTCACAACATCCTGTGTGCGGCCGAGACGGGAAGTGGGAAAACGTTGACTTATTTGCTGCCGATTGTCCACAAGTTACAGCATGGAGGAGAGGGATCTTCAAAAATCCGCGCTTTAATTCTGGTGCCCTCCAGGGAGCTTACTGAGCAGGTGGCGGCCGTGTCCAGAAGCCTGTGCAACCCCTTGGGCTTCGTGACAAGGACTGTGGGTGGCGGGCGAGGTGTAGGGCACATCAAGAGCGTCCTCAAGCAAAGCGTTCCGCATATTTTAGTGGCGACGCCGGGGGCTCTGGTCAAGGCCTTGAGGAGACGCTACCTGGACTTGAGTGAGCTGAACTTCTTGGTGGTGGATGAAGCCGACACCATGTTCGACCCAAGCTTTGCCGAGATGCTGGAGGACATTTTGCTCAGCGCCGATATTGCGAGACATCTGAGGGACGTTCAAGGCCCCGCCCACAAGGCGCAGCTGCTGGTTGTGGGCGCCACCTTCCCCGGTGGGGTCGGGGACGTCCTCAGCAGGGTGACCGACCTGGGCAACATGACGGTCATCAAGAGCAGCATGCTTCACTTCCTGATGCCGCACGTGAAGCAGACTTTCATCAAGGTGAAAAGTGTCGATAAGATCCTGGAGCTCAACCATTACCTGAAACTCCTCCAGCAGGAACACGAAGGTGGCGCTGTTCTGGTGTTCTGCAACAAGTCGTCCACTGTCAACTGGCTGGGGTACTCTCTGGAGGAGATGGGGGTGAATCACGCCCGCCTCCAGGGGGAGATGCCGGCCTCCTTCCGCGCGGGCATCTTCCATAACTTTCAGAAGGGGACCGTGGACGTTCTCCTGTGCACCGACATCGCCTCACGAGGCCTGGACACGACTCGGGTGCGCTTGGTGGTGAATTACGACTTCCCCGAGTCGCACACGGACTACATCCACAGGGCCGGGCGGGTCGGGAGGGCCGGGGGGTTGGAAGGCGGAAAGGTGCTCAGCTTCGTCTCGCATCCCTGGGAGGTGGAGCTGGTGCAGAAGATCGAGATGGCAGCGCGTAAGAAGACTAGTTTGCCTGGTATGGAGTCTCAAATACGGGAGCCAAAGCTGGAAAATGTAGAGGTGGAACAACAAATATGA